GTGCGTACAGGCACTGCACTTCGCTGAGCCCCCCGGAAAAATCGCCCGCCTGCGCCGCCCGCAGCCGGTATTCGAATACGTGCGTGCCGCGTGGGACTTCGCTTAAAAAGAAATTGGTGGCGGCATCGCGCGGCGACTCATAATAGCCCAACCCGTTTTGGTAGCGGTAGCCGCTGGTTTGGGCCATGGGCTCGAGGCCGGCGGCGCGCTGGTCTTTCAGGTGCACGTATTCAAGGGCGCGGTCGGTGCGCAGCACCAGGCGCACCACCAGGGCCTCGCCCACTTTGAGCGGCGTGGTGGCGCTTATTTTTTCCAGCACCGGCCCGCCGGAAGTGTGGGTTTCGCGGTAGAGCTGGCGCTCCAGGCTGAGGGGCGAGGCAGCGGGCGTGGCCTTGTCCAGGTCTTCGAAGTACTGCCAGTAAAGGGCGCCCCAGGCCACGCCCGCATCGGCCTTCGCCACGGTCACCTTGCCCTGGGCGGGCTGCACCTCGGCGGCGGCCCAGCTGGTTTTGAAGTAGCCCGTGCCGGCCTGGGCCGGCAGGGGCGTGAGTGCCTGCCCGCCCACGGTGAGCTGCAGCGGCTGGGCGGGCGCCAGCCAGTCGGAGCCGCGTAGCAGCAGGGCGTAGCAGGCGTCGGCGGTGGCGCGGGTGCTGGGCCAGTGGTGGGTCTGCTTCTGCGTGAGCAGCCAGAGCTTCATCTCGTCCACGGCTTTTGCGTCGTTCCTGACTTCGTCGAATGCCTCGATAAGCGTGGCCTGGGTTTCGGTGGGGGCTTCGCGCCAGTAGTAGCCGCCGCGCACTTCCTTCCAGTATATGCCCATCTCGGGCGAGTGCAGGGCGTTTTCGGCAAGGCCCCGCAGAATGTCCTGCACGGCCGGGGCGGCTTTATTGTCGCGGAATAGCGCCAGCGCGGCCTGTGCTTGCAGGTAGCGCGTCTGGCTGGGCCAGTAGCGGGCCGCCTGCTGGCGGTAGTAGGTTGCGGCGGCGCGGCCCTGGCCGGGCCCGGCCAGGTTGGGCCAGAAGCTGCGGGCGTACAGCGCCTGAATCTGCAGGTCGCCCAGATGGTTGTCGGCCAGCTTCACGCCCTTCTGGCGGCGCAGGTCGGCGTAGTCGCGGGCCAGGCCAGCATCCACGGCGCGCAGGGCGTTTTGCAAAATCTGGCTGGCCACGGGGTCGGTGCTGGCATCGAACGCGCCGAGCTTGTGCAGCTTGCCCAGCCCCGCCACGATGAGTTGGGTGATGTAGCGGTCATCGGGCATCTTTTCAAACCAGGGAAACGCGCCGCTGGGCAACTGCATGCGCAGCAGTTTCTGCAGGGCGCGGGTGGTTTCGCCCTGCAGCCGGGCGCCGTCGAACAGCTCGGTGAGGCGGGCCAGGCGCTCGGTCTCGCCCTGGGCGTCGCGCACCCAGGGGGTTTCCTGCAGCAGCAGGCTTTTGAGGTCCTGGTTTTGGGCCAGTTTGCTGGCCAGGGCGTTTTTCTGGGCCGCGGTGCCGCTTTGGGCCTGGCGCGTCCACTCCGCCAGCGTGGTTTTGAAGCGCGGGTTAGAGCGCAGAATCTGGGCCGCTATCAGGTTGGCATAGAGGCGGCTGAACACCTGTTCGGAGCACTCGTAGGGATATTCCATCAGGTAGGGCAGGCTTTGCACGGCGTACCAGGCGGGATTGGCCGTCATCTCCAGCGTGAGCCCGTAGTTGCGGCGCGTGGGGCTGCTGGTGCTGGTCAGCTTCTGCAGCTCAAACGTACGGGTACCGGGCCCCACGATGGGCAGCGGCAGGCTCTCGGTAAAAAGCAGGCGGTTGGGCAGCACCGGCAGGGTATTTTCCTCACCGTCGGAGAAGGTATTTGTCGGTTGTTGGTTGTCAGTTGTTCGCTGCTTTTTGCCCTTGGCTTTTTTGCCGTCTTTATCACTGACAACCGCCAACGAAGAACTGACAACTACCCGGTACGTCACGGCTGCCGGGCCGAAGTCGGCGGGCAGGCTGATTTCCCAGCCCAACGCGGCGCTCTGGTGCGCGGCGGCCGCAACGCCTTGCTGGGCCGGGCCCTTCAGCAATTGGCTGGTGAGGTCCTGGCCGGTGGCCGCGTCGAGCAGGAACAGCTGGGCGGTACCACTAGTGGCGTGGTCGGTCAGGTTCGAGAACTTGGCGGGGAAGGTGAACGTGTCGCCCTGCCGGAAGAAGCGCGGCGCGTTGGGCGTAATTTGCACTTGCTTTTGGGTGACGAGCTGCCGGGCCAGCTGGCCGCTGTGCAGGTTTCGGTCGTGGGCCAGGGCCAGCAGCTGCCAGCGCGTCACAGCTCCCGGCATCTGAAATTCAAGCACGATGTCGCCATTTTTGTCGGTGCGCAGGGCCGGCTGCCAGAAGGCCGTTTCGCGGAAATCGGTACGGGTGGGCACGGTGGAAAGGTCCGGTGCGGGCCGGGGGGTGGCCGTTGAGATGGCGGTTGCGTCGGCCGCTTGCTGTTGGGCGCCATAGCCCACCACTACTTCGTTCAGCTGCTGGCCCTCCCCTGCCATGGCGGCCATGGCGGGCGCTGCAGCGGCCTTTCTGCGCATCATTTCAGGGGCGACTCTGCTGGCGGCCCCGCGTATCCTTATCCCAGACGCTCTTCCCGCCAGTGCGTTCCCCGGGACCCCCTTCCAGGTGTTCAACCGGGGATAATTCACGTCGGATAGTGCCGGCATTCGGGCGGCGGGCGGCGGCAGGACCATAGGAATTAGCGGCCGGCCCAAGGCGTACTGCAGCCATTGAAACCGCGGCGGAAGATACCCGCCCCCCGCGTTCAGCTCCATAAACCCGTGGGGCCGGAACACGTCCAGGCTTTGGTCGTAGAGCGTGGCCAGCAGCTCGGCATTCGCGGCTTTGCCGTTGGCCTGGCGAATGGCGACGCGCCAGGTTTCCTGCTGGCCCGGCTGCAGCTTGTCGCGAAAAGTGCTGATGCTGAGCTGCAGCGGCTGCGGCTTTTCGGCTACCTGCACGGTGGCATCGTGGCGGTACAGGTGGTTGTCGCGCACCTGCATAGTGTGGATGTAGAGCGGGCCGCCGGCCTTGGCAGGCCCGCTGTCCAGGGTCAGGCGGCGCTGCTCGTGGGCGTTCAGCGTCAGCCACTCCTGCCGCAGCAGCTGGCCGTCGCGCTCTACCTCCAGCAGCAGTCGCGCGCCGGCTTCGCTGCTGCCCAGCAGCACGGTGGCGGGCTGGCCGGGCGCCACGGTGTCGGCCAGCGCCACAAACCAGTCGGGCGTAGCAAAGGGCAGTTCGCGGGCCTGCGAATTGTAGAGCGTAAAATCCAGCTGCGCCCGCGCCGAGTCGGCGCCGGCGGCCAGGGCTTCGAGGCGGTAGCGGCCGGGGGGCACGTCACCGAGGAGGGCGGCCACGTCGAGCCGGGAGCTGGCTTTGGTATCGAAGGGCTGGGTTTTGACCAACGTGGGCGGCGCTTCGTTGTCCGGGGTTTCGGGCGCTGGGCCGGGCACGCCGGGCGGGTTGGGGCGGAAGCGGCGGGCCAGCAGGCGCAGGGTGCCCGCGGCCGGTAAGGGCTCGCCCGTGGCGTTGGTGCTCAGCAGTGTGAAGAGGGGCAGCTGCTGCTTGTCGGCCAGCGCGGGGCCGGTCAGACTGAGGTTGAGCGGGTTGTGGCCGATGACCACGCCGCGGGTGCCGGTGCGGGTTTCGCCCGCGGCGTCGGTCACGTCGGCCGTGATTTCGAAGAGGTAGCCCGGCTCCCAACCTTTCCAGCCCCGCGCCCGGGGCACCAGCGGCGGCGTAAACCGGATGCTGAAGCGGCCCTCGGCATCGGTAGTGGTAGTGCCGTGGGCTATTTCCTGGGTGCTGCCGCGGCCAGGCAGAAAGCTGCCGCGCGGGCCGCCAAAGGCGAACATCGGCCACAGCTCCCGCCGCGTCACGCGGTAGCTCACCGCGGCGCCGTCGGTGGGCTGCCCGGCGTAGGCTTGGGCCCGGCCGCCCACGGCAAGCGGCTGGCCCATCTGCGGCTGGCCGGCCACCGGGTCGAGGGTAACCAGGAAGGTGGGGCGCTTGTAGTCTTCCACCGCAAAGCCTAGGCGGCCATCGTCGGCACTCAAGTTGAACTCCCCGTTCATCAGCCCGGTGGGCAACACAAACGAGCCGTGAAACGAGCCGAACTCATTCGTGACAAAGGACAGGCTTTGCACGGTTTGGCTGTTCACATCCATCAGGTCCACTTTCTGATTTTCCTGGGTTAGCAGCCGGGCCTTGCCGCCCAGGCGCTCCACCAAGATGCCCTTAAAATAGACGGTCTGACCGGGCCGGTAAATGGCGCGGTCGGTGAAGAGAAAGCAGGTGGCTTCGGCCTCGGCATCGCCGTCGGGCTGCTGGTAATACCCGGCCAGGTTGAGCAGGGCCAGCGTATCGGTGCCCCGCCATATGGCGGCTTCGGTGAGTTGCTCGGCGGGCTCGTTGTGGGCTACTTCGGCCGGGGCCGGCAGCTCGGCAATGCCCGCGGCATTTGTCTGCTGCGTAGCGCTCTGGCGGGTCACCCACTGGCGGCGGGCGGGGTCGTAGCGGCGGTAGGTGGCCCGGGCCGACACGCCGGCCAGGGGCACTCCGCTTTGGCGCTGCAGTACCAGCAGCTGCAGCTTCCTGGAGTTGGGCAGCTG
This region of Hymenobacter sedentarius genomic DNA includes:
- a CDS encoding alpha-2-macroglobulin family protein, producing the protein MRLFLFACLLMTMVFSTDSATPRPPDPYAARWRKIDALLAKNQTATAAPLVEAIYQQARQEQNTPAYVRALLYKTRLLQAKEEDDTEKAIALLEQELRTATFPARPILHSLLAELYTTYLNQNRYRLYQRTPGAAATRGPGTATDGGTGLATWDMGKLGAAIVRHYYQSVEDEPQKQLKTTLAALGDLAVDGDAEGRALRPTLYDLLAQRAIEGLKNQELYITRPEQQFQPTEPKLFGSAAEFASLRLLAPDADSLNGQLHALHLLQRLTASRLQLTQPSTTLPGTTPANLAALADVDLTRIDYLRGLTQNTDLAREYEPALVRLAETYRSLPISTEFMARRVELRRETDAVAAVKLAREAEARFPKSRGAARARQLREQIERPELTFSAADVTVVPNQPWRLDVVARNVTELHAWAYRITPKQKREFEQFDARNRPVAQRYAQVLKTTPAASWTAALPAHPLNYQEQKVAVAGPALPVGQYLLIVSNQAKNPLAEGAGTATSYALLGASELSAVSRQLPNSRKLQLLVLQRQSGVPLAGVSARATYRRYDPARRQWVTRQSATQQTNAAGIAELPAPAEVAHNEPAEQLTEAAIWRGTDTLALLNLAGYYQQPDGDAEAEATCFLFTDRAIYRPGQTVYFKGILVERLGGKARLLTQENQKVDLMDVNSQTVQSLSFVTNEFGSFHGSFVLPTGLMNGEFNLSADDGRLGFAVEDYKRPTFLVTLDPVAGQPQMGQPLAVGGRAQAYAGQPTDGAAVSYRVTRRELWPMFAFGGPRGSFLPGRGSTQEIAHGTTTTDAEGRFSIRFTPPLVPRARGWKGWEPGYLFEITADVTDAAGETRTGTRGVVIGHNPLNLSLTGPALADKQQLPLFTLLSTNATGEPLPAAGTLRLLARRFRPNPPGVPGPAPETPDNEAPPTLVKTQPFDTKASSRLDVAALLGDVPPGRYRLEALAAGADSARAQLDFTLYNSQARELPFATPDWFVALADTVAPGQPATVLLGSSEAGARLLLEVERDGQLLRQEWLTLNAHEQRRLTLDSGPAKAGGPLYIHTMQVRDNHLYRHDATVQVAEKPQPLQLSISTFRDKLQPGQQETWRVAIRQANGKAANAELLATLYDQSLDVFRPHGFMELNAGGGYLPPRFQWLQYALGRPLIPMVLPPPAARMPALSDVNYPRLNTWKGVPGNALAGRASGIRIRGAASRVAPEMMRRKAAAAPAMAAMAGEGQQLNEVVVGYGAQQQAADATAISTATPRPAPDLSTVPTRTDFRETAFWQPALRTDKNGDIVLEFQMPGAVTRWQLLALAHDRNLHSGQLARQLVTQKQVQITPNAPRFFRQGDTFTFPAKFSNLTDHATSGTAQLFLLDAATGQDLTSQLLKGPAQQGVAAAAHQSAALGWEISLPADFGPAAVTYRVVVSSSLAVVSDKDGKKAKGKKQRTTDNQQPTNTFSDGEENTLPVLPNRLLFTESLPLPIVGPGTRTFELQKLTSTSSPTRRNYGLTLEMTANPAWYAVQSLPYLMEYPYECSEQVFSRLYANLIAAQILRSNPRFKTTLAEWTRQAQSGTAAQKNALASKLAQNQDLKSLLLQETPWVRDAQGETERLARLTELFDGARLQGETTRALQKLLRMQLPSGAFPWFEKMPDDRYITQLIVAGLGKLHKLGAFDASTDPVASQILQNALRAVDAGLARDYADLRRQKGVKLADNHLGDLQIQALYARSFWPNLAGPGQGRAAATYYRQQAARYWPSQTRYLQAQAALALFRDNKAAPAVQDILRGLAENALHSPEMGIYWKEVRGGYYWREAPTETQATLIEAFDEVRNDAKAVDEMKLWLLTQKQTHHWPSTRATADACYALLLRGSDWLAPAQPLQLTVGGQALTPLPAQAGTGYFKTSWAAAEVQPAQGKVTVAKADAGVAWGALYWQYFEDLDKATPAASPLSLERQLYRETHTSGGPVLEKISATTPLKVGEALVVRLVLRTDRALEYVHLKDQRAAGLEPMAQTSGYRYQNGLGYYESPRDAATNFFLSEVPRGTHVFEYRLRAAQAGDFSGGLSEVQCLYAPEFRAHSAGIRLRLTP